The genomic window GAAGTTCAAGCTCCAGGTCCCGGCCGGCGTTCATCTGGTCACGCAAACCGTCAACGGAAGCATCGCGATCCACGACGTCAAGGGCGACGTGGAGGCGACCACGGTCAACGGCGGCATCACGGTGACGACGTCCGGCACCGCCTCGGCGACGACCGTCAATGGCTCCGTCAGGGCGCGTATCGGCTCACCGCTCGACGACGACGTGGAGTTCACCACGGTGAACGGCCGCGTGCTGGTCGAGCTGCCGAGCTCGATCAACGCGGACGTCAGCGGCAGCACCGTGCACGGCTCGATCCACAGCGACTTCCCGCTGAGCGTGAAGGGCAGGCACTTCAACCGGCGGATCGACGGGCGGATCGGGAAGGGCGGTCACGACATGAAGCTTTCGACCGTCAACGGGTCCATCGAGCTCCGCACGCTGGGCTCCAAGGGCAAGCGCACGGTCATCGAATCCGACGATGACGACGAGGGCGAGGAGTCTTAGCCGCGAGCGGGACCCGCGCGCCGGCCCGGCGTCCCCCGAAGGACGCCGGGCTTCCGTTTTTCCAGCCGGTCGGTTTCACCGCGGCGCGCCTTCCATCCTATGATTCCCGCTCGCTTGCGGCCGTGGAGAGTCGCCATCTTCCCCTTCCGAGGATCGGTTGACGCGCAACGGAGTCACCGAAAACGCCGGCCTGCCTTGTCCGGTCTGTCAGGGAACCCGTTTCCGCAAGCTGTTCACCAAGAAGGGCCGCGATTTCTGGAAGTGCACGGAGTGCGGCCTCGAGCGGCAATATCCCCTGCCGGCGATCGCCGACCTCCAGGCCTTCTATGAGCTTTCCTACGCCGCCGGCCTCTACCGTGAGTTCGCCTCCGCCGTCGAGCTCAAGCGGCTCACGGCCGAGCATCGCTTCCGGATGATCCGGGACGAATGTCCGGGACATCGTTGGCTGGATGTCGGCGCGTCGAACGGCGTGTTCGTCGAGTTCCTGCGCGCTCGGGGCATCGACGCCCACGGCATCGACCTCTCTCACGTCGCGGTGGCCCAGGCTCGCGCGCGAGGGGTGCCGGTCGAGTCCACGAGGCTCGAGGACTATCGCGCGGAGGCGCCGTTCGACGTCGTCAGCGCGTTCGACCTGATCGAGCACGCGATCGACCCGGTGGCGAGCCTGAGAGCGATTCACCTTCTTCTCGCGCCGGGCGGCAAGCTGGTGATCACCCTGCCGAACCGCGACAGCGCGATCCGCCGATTGATGGGGTGGCGGTGGTTCTTCTACATCCCCGAGGAGCACCTGCACTACTTCGGTCCTTCGACCATCCGCAGGCTCCTTTCGCGCGCGGGATTCGCCACGGAGCGCGTCGCGTCGATCTCCAAGCCGCTCAGCTACCGCTACTCGCTCGCGCAGCTCGCCGAATACAACCCCACCCTGCACCGCCCGCTGCGCTCGCTCTCCCGCGTCCTTCCTTCGCGCGTGCTCGACTGTGTGGTGCCGCTTCCGATCGGCGAGATGCTGGTGATCGCGCGCCGGGAATCCACGTCCATCGCTTGAAGCGCCGGCAGCGCCTTGTTACGCTCGCCGTGCATCGCGCCCGGTCGTTGGACCGGGCCTCCCGCATCGGAGGCGGGATCGAGCCCACACCCTGGAGCTTCGTGTTACGAATCTGCATCTTCATGACCGATAACAGCGTCAGGGAGGACGCTTCGTGAGCCCATCTCGCGTGCCTGAAGGCCAGCAGCGCGGATTCATCGTTCCGATCGGCGGAGCCGAGGACAAGCTGGGGGACGAGGCGATCCTCAAGCGCTTCGTCCGCCTGTGCGGCAAGCGCGAAGCGCGCATCGCGGTCATCCCGACGGCGTCCGAGCTGCGATCCACCGGCCGCCGCTACGAGGAGCTGTTCCGCGATCTCAAGGCCGCGAAGGTCTGGGTGCTCCCCTTCGAGTCTCGCAAGCAGTGCGAAGACCGCGAGGAGCTGGCGGTGCTCGAGAAGGCCAACGGGATCTTTCTCACCGGCGGCAACCAGGTGCGCCTCGGGACCACGCTGGGGGGCACGCCGGTGGCCAAGGCGCTGCGGCTCATGAACGCGAGCGGCGCGCACGTCGCCGGGACCTCGGCCGGCGCCGCCTTTCTCTCCGAGCACATGATCGCCTTCGGGGACGAAGGCTCCACGCCGCGCGCCGGCATGGTCTCGCTCGCCCCCGGGC from Candidatus Eisenbacteria bacterium includes these protein-coding regions:
- a CDS encoding DUF4097 family beta strand repeat-containing protein, coding for MGTLSELLRNKAARLAGSVALGLGLITLGLTAIGLLGLALPAGAGKDDDWDEDWSSKPRVQGTPFHWTGRLAAGKTLEVHGINGGIEATLSKGNEARVDAEKSGRKSDPDEVKVEATETPDGILICARYPRPDGTLNDCQSDRGHQVRDNDVRVKFKLQVPAGVHLVTQTVNGSIAIHDVKGDVEATTVNGGITVTTSGTASATTVNGSVRARIGSPLDDDVEFTTVNGRVLVELPSSINADVSGSTVHGSIHSDFPLSVKGRHFNRRIDGRIGKGGHDMKLSTVNGSIELRTLGSKGKRTVIESDDDDEGEES
- a CDS encoding methyltransferase domain-containing protein translates to MTRNGVTENAGLPCPVCQGTRFRKLFTKKGRDFWKCTECGLERQYPLPAIADLQAFYELSYAAGLYREFASAVELKRLTAEHRFRMIRDECPGHRWLDVGASNGVFVEFLRARGIDAHGIDLSHVAVAQARARGVPVESTRLEDYRAEAPFDVVSAFDLIEHAIDPVASLRAIHLLLAPGGKLVITLPNRDSAIRRLMGWRWFFYIPEEHLHYFGPSTIRRLLSRAGFATERVASISKPLSYRYSLAQLAEYNPTLHRPLRSLSRVLPSRVLDCVVPLPIGEMLVIARRESTSIA
- a CDS encoding cyanophycinase encodes the protein MSPSRVPEGQQRGFIVPIGGAEDKLGDEAILKRFVRLCGKREARIAVIPTASELRSTGRRYEELFRDLKAAKVWVLPFESRKQCEDREELAVLEKANGIFLTGGNQVRLGTTLGGTPVAKALRLMNASGAHVAGTSAGAAFLSEHMIAFGDEGSTPRAGMVSLAPGLGLTNRVVVDQHFRQRDRLGRLLAALAYNPFAHGVGLDEDTAAFIGPDDTLEVVGSGAVTIVDPAEMEYSSMDQAKLGEPVTMIGVKIHVLVSGARYNLHERRATAIRAEADED